The Scomber japonicus isolate fScoJap1 chromosome 13, fScoJap1.pri, whole genome shotgun sequence genome includes a window with the following:
- the zgc:165604 gene encoding immunoglobulin superfamily member 11 → MGFSGRWTLWILCVCFSALECAALRVTMRESSLEVVRGDFVVLPCSFFTSSPLSRLNIIWTLAPLSSPETPMQVIVYDHGQVIEDPSLIGRVGFTGIPWTADIILNDTRVSDAGVYRCMVNNPPETADPGIGELELGVLAPPSLPMCQWDGDIDVGGSVTLFCTVTEGVPTPEIHWDKLNPEEISLPINMEGDFLGSVQIVNVSSQTSGLYRCSATNLLGTENCYVNLSVYSPPDSSSGILQAMLLTLSMSLLLLALLVLILWLHRTGQDGCWREGKEEEECYNEIPYTPSLMKRSFV, encoded by the exons ATGGGTTTTTCTGGACGATGGACGCTCTggatcctgtgtgtgtgtttcagcgcTCTGGAGTGTG CCGCACTCCGGGTCACCATGAGGGAATCCAGTCTCGAGGTGGTTCGAGGGGATTTTGTCGTCCTGCCCTGCTCCTTCTTCACCTCCAGCCCCCTCTCCAGACTCAACATTATCTGGACTCTGGCTCCCTTGTCCAGTCCGGAAACCCCAATGCAG GTGATTGTGTACGACCACGGACAGGTGATTGAAGACCCCTCCCTCATTGGCAGGGTGGGTTTTACAG GTATTCCCTGGACTGCAGATATCATCCTGAATGACACACGTGTATCAGATGCTGGCGTTTACCGCTGCATGGTCAATAACCCACCAGAGACAGCAGACCCTGGCATAGGAGAGCTGGAGCTTGGTGTTCTGG CGCCGCCCTCGCTGCCCATGTGCCAGTGGGATGGAGATATTGATGTGGGAGGAAGTGTCACATTGTTCTGCACAGTGACAGAGGGCGTCCCCACTCCAGAGATCCACTGGGACAAACTGAATCCAGAGGAAATCTCACTTCCCATCAACATGGAGg gagATTTCTTGGGCTCCGTCCAAATTGTCAATGTGTCCTCTCAGACCTCAGGCCTGTATCGCTGCTCTGCCACCAACCTCCTGGGAACGGAGAACTGTTACGTCAACCTGTCTGTCTACAGCC ctcCGGACAGTTCCTCTGGGATCCTGCAGGCCATGCTGCTGACCTTGTCCATGAGCCTGCTGCTACTGGCTCTGCTGGTGCTTATACTGTGGCTCCATCGCACGGGGCAGGACGGGTGTTggagggaggggaaagaagaggaggagtgttACAACGAGATACCCTATACTCCGTCTCTGATGAAGCGCTCGTTTGTTTGA
- the dlat gene encoding dihydrolipoyllysine-residue acetyltransferase component of pyruvate dehydrogenase complex, mitochondrial, with the protein MLRLILRLRPSAGLPCPRVLPTGPGAATVALGSSSRSVPGTGCLRRLHGGAGSRAVILGSGFSHRRALLRCPQLSGGVNSTRFYSLPPHQKVELPALSPTMQTGTIARWEKKEGEKISEGELIAEVETDKATVGFEILEECYLAKILVPEGTRDVSIGAVICITVDSPDLIAAFKDVTLDSLKATGAAPSSAASASPPPAAAAPPAAPGSSYPSHMKITLPALSPTMTMGTVQRWEKKVGEKLSEGDLLAEIETDKATIGFEVQEEGYLAKIMVPEGTRDVPLGKPLCIIVEKESDIAAFKDYVETDVAEVSSPPPPAPAPVAAAPAAAVPTHAPAAAAPAGPRKGRVFVSPLAKKLAAEKGINLAQVSGSGPDGRITRKDIESFVPSKVAPAAAAAPTPAAAAPAPAAAPAAPAGTFTDIPISNIRKVIAQRLMQSKQTIPHYYLSVDVNMDQVLELRKELNAEVKAQNIKLSVNDFIIKASALACLKVPEANSSWLDTVIRQNHVVDVSVAVSTPSGLITPIVFNAHTKGLAGISSDVSALAAKARDGKLQPHEFQGGTFTISNLGMFGVKNFSAIINPPQACILAVGGSEKRLLPADNEKGFDVASMMSVTLSCDHRVVDGAVGAQWLVEFRKFLEKPVTMLL; encoded by the exons ATGCTGCGTCTCATCCTGCGGCTCAGGCCGTCCGCCGGGCTCCCCTGTCCCCGTGTCCTCCCGACCGGGCCTGGCGCCGCCACCGTTGCGCTCGGCTCCAGCTCCCGCTCTGTGCCCGGAACCGGCTGCCTGCGCCGGCTGCACGGCGGGGCCGGGTCCCGGGCCGTGATCTTGGGCTCCGGCTTCAGCCACAGACGGGCTCTGCTGCGGTGTCCCCAGCTGTCAGGCGGCGTTAACAGCACCCGTTTCTACAGCCTGCCTCCGCACCAGAAG GTGGAGCTGCCTGCGCTGTCGCCCACCATGCAGACTGGAACCATCGCTCGctgggagaagaaggaaggagaaaaaatcAGCGAGGGTGAACTTATAGCTGAG GTGGAGACTGATAAGGCCACTGTAGGGTTTGAGATACTGGAGGAGTGCTATCTGGCTAAGATTCTTGTTCCTGAAGGGACCAGAGATGTCAGCATTGGAGCAGTAATCTGCATCACAGTTGACAG TCCTGACCTCATTGCAGCTTTTAAGGACGTAACGTTGGACTCTCTTAAAGCAACTGGTGCAGCCCCGTCCTCAGCTgcctctgcttctcctcctcccgctgctgctgctcctcccgCAGCCCCAGGAAGCTCTTACCCCTCACACATGAAG ATCACACTTCCTGCCCTCTCTCCCACCATGACGATGGGAACAGTGCAGCGCTGGGAGAAGAAGGTTGGAGAGAAGCTGAGTGAGGGAGATCTGCTGGCTGAGATTGAGACTGACAAGGCAACCATTG GCTttgaggtgcaggaggagggaTACTTGGCCAAAATCATGGTGCCAGAGGGAACACGTGACGTCCCCCTGGGAAAACCACTCTGCATCATTGTAGAGAAAGAAAGTGACATCGCTGCCTTCAAGGATTATGTAGAGACTGATGTGGCAGAGgtttcctctccacctcctccagctccagcaCCAGTAgcg GctgcacctgctgctgctgtgcccACTCATGCTCCAGCAGCCGCTGCCCCAGCCGGACCCAGGAAGGGCCGTGTGTTCGTCAGCCCTCTGGCCAAGAAACTTGCTGCTGAAAAAGGAATTAACCTGGCGCAGGTTAGCG GTTCTGGTCCTGACGGACGCATTACCAGAAAAGACATTGAGAGTTTTGTTCCATCAAAGGTTGCTCCT gctgctgctgctgctcccactccagctgcagctgctcctgcacctgctgcagctcctgctGCACCAGCTGGGACCTTCACTGACATCCCTATCAGCAATATCCGCAAg GTCATCGCTCAGAGGTTGATGCAGTCTAAGCAAACTATCCCCCACTATTATCTGTCTGTAGACGTCAACATGGACCAAGTGCTGGAGCTTCGGAAAGAACTCAATGCT gAGGTGAAAGCCCAGAATATCAAGCTTAGTGTGAATGACTTCATCATCAAAGCCAGCGCTCTGGCCTGCCTCAAGGTTCCTGAGGCCAACTCCTCTTGGTTGGACACGGTTATTCGCCA GAATCATGTGGTAGATGTGAGCGTAGCAGTGAGCACCCCCAGTGGTCTCATTACACCCATAGTGTTTAACGCTCACACTAAAGGACTGGCTGGCATCAGCTCTGACGTGTCAGCTCTTGCTGCCAAAGCGAGAGACGGCAAACTGCAGCCACATGAGTTCCAG GGAGGCACGTTCACCATCTCTAATTTGGGGATGTTTGGTGTCAAGAACTTCTCAGCGATAATCAACCCTCCTCAGGCCTGTATCCTCGCCGTTGGAGGCTCAGAGAAACGCCTGTTGCCTGCTGATAATGAGAAAGG ATTTGACGTAGCCAGTATGATGTCTGTGACACTGAGCTGTGATCACCGGGTGGTGGACGGGGCAGTCGGTGCTCAGTGGCTCGTCGAGTTCCGCAAGTTCCTGGAGAAGCCCGTCACCATGCTGTTGTGA